From Cryomorphaceae bacterium, the proteins below share one genomic window:
- the recO gene encoding DNA repair protein RecO, whose protein sequence is MKTVSKGIVLKSIDYGDTSAVVRIFTNNLGLRAFLLRGVKGKRRKTPYLQPLSLVELEFNLHPGRELIAGASVKPLEAYQQLADDVRKSMIVLFLAEVLSEALRTDAPDEDLFDYIATRLLTFDLEPFNPNFHLCFLAKLSRYLGFFPGLSTSPQSFDPEEGAFSDIAQTGRLGSSGPEIQTLQRFFKEAPAQTRTTQLNRKVRNQLLEELLRYYQLHIDGMRPVKSLAVLRELLDD, encoded by the coding sequence GTGAAAACGGTTTCAAAAGGCATCGTGCTCAAAAGCATTGACTATGGCGATACGAGCGCGGTTGTCAGAATTTTTACAAACAACCTGGGCCTGCGCGCTTTTCTGTTGAGAGGGGTGAAGGGCAAGCGCCGCAAAACGCCGTACCTGCAGCCGCTCAGTTTGGTAGAGCTGGAGTTCAATCTCCACCCGGGTCGCGAGCTGATTGCCGGTGCTTCGGTTAAGCCCCTGGAAGCCTACCAGCAACTGGCCGATGATGTCCGAAAGTCCATGATAGTCTTGTTTTTAGCAGAGGTGTTGAGTGAGGCCCTGCGCACCGACGCCCCCGACGAAGACCTCTTTGACTACATCGCCACACGCCTACTCACCTTTGACCTTGAGCCGTTTAATCCAAATTTTCACCTGTGTTTTTTGGCCAAACTCAGCCGCTACCTCGGCTTTTTTCCGGGCCTTTCAACCAGCCCGCAAAGCTTTGACCCGGAAGAAGGCGCGTTTTCTGATATCGCCCAAACCGGCCGACTGGGCTCTTCGGGCCCTGAGATTCAAACCCTGCAACGTTTTTTTAAGGAAGCCCCGGCACAAACCCGTACCACTCAACTCAACCGTAAGGTGCGCAATCAACTGCTCGAAGAACTACTGCGCTACTACCAGCTGCACATAGACGGCATGCGGCCCGTGAAGTCATTGGCTGTGCTGCGCGAATTATTGGATGATTGA